Proteins from one Pyrobaculum neutrophilum V24Sta genomic window:
- a CDS encoding 2-oxoacid:ferredoxin oxidoreductase subunit beta, with protein sequence MTRTPADYRWPRAPEWCPGCGHFGVLQAVYNAFAELDLDPARVVLVSGIGCSSRLPHYVRATSVHTIHGRAIPYALGIKLANPALEVIVVGGDGDLVAIGGNHLLHLGRRNVDMAVILMDNSVYGLTRGQAGPTLAAGVKLKAVPKANPQSGVNPLLLAIASGFTFVARGYAFDVRHTSRLIAEAIKHRGSAFLQILSPCVTYNNVMTRDWYEERIYKLDEDPSWDPVVRREEEAGEKIRRALDKIVEVDKIPLGVFYKNELVPTFEERYEATYDPTYRANPPALQRVESGGRTVVDFEKLVADRLL encoded by the coding sequence ATGACGAGGACCCCTGCCGACTACAGATGGCCTAGAGCCCCCGAGTGGTGCCCCGGCTGTGGCCACTTCGGCGTGCTCCAAGCCGTTTACAACGCCTTCGCGGAGCTCGACCTCGACCCGGCCCGGGTGGTGTTGGTCTCTGGCATAGGGTGCTCCTCCCGCCTACCCCACTACGTCCGCGCCACCAGCGTCCACACGATACACGGGAGGGCCATCCCCTACGCGCTGGGGATAAAGCTGGCGAACCCAGCCCTCGAGGTCATCGTCGTGGGGGGAGACGGCGATCTGGTGGCCATCGGGGGAAACCACCTGCTCCACCTCGGGAGGAGGAACGTCGATATGGCCGTCATCCTCATGGACAACTCGGTGTATGGCCTCACAAGGGGGCAGGCGGGCCCGACCCTTGCGGCGGGGGTTAAACTCAAGGCTGTGCCCAAGGCCAACCCCCAAAGCGGCGTCAACCCGCTGCTGTTGGCCATAGCCTCCGGCTTCACCTTCGTGGCGAGGGGGTACGCCTTCGACGTAAGACACACCTCCCGGCTCATCGCTGAGGCGATTAAACACAGGGGGTCCGCGTTCCTCCAGATCCTAAGCCCCTGCGTGACGTACAACAACGTGATGACTAGGGACTGGTATGAGGAAAGGATATACAAGCTCGACGAGGATCCGAGCTGGGACCCCGTGGTTAGACGGGAGGAGGAAGCCGGCGAAAAGATCAGGAGGGCGCTGGACAAGATAGTGGAGGTCGACAAGATACCCCTTGGCGTGTTTTACAAAAACGAGCTTGTCCCAACCTTCGAGGAGAGGTACGAGGCGACGTATGACCCCACATACCGAGCCAACCCCCCCGCGCTTCAGAGGGTGGAGTCCGGGGGGAGGACGGTGGTAGATTTCGAGAAACTAGTCGCAGATAGGCTACTCTAG
- a CDS encoding 2-oxoacid:acceptor oxidoreductase family protein, with product MELSFLIGGPQGRGVETASLIFIYGVGSAGYYVYARREFWSNIAGGRHSYVVGTISDRWPAPAPGNRVALALALDGQAVLEHVFHLERGAVLVYNTEEEERDPGSYIMMARPQAERLARFAKDRGFEPTVGGFVKYLRENGVETVGVPYGKALREIGGKIGVTSPVLLSRFLNTFVVALGAALLGLDAEYVARGVGYALGKKPDVVEQNKRIAQEAMRLVDRRIATLAPRRPPERRIFWNGNEAASYGKIVAGVRLLAYYPITPATDDAMTFERSIPFPVADGRAGAVVLQTEDELAAVAVATGGAIAGARAATVTSGPGFSLMAEAVSMAGMMEVGVVVVVWMRAGPSTGQATRQGQQDLLYALFTGHGEYPKIVYSSGDLEEAFLDSIRAANWAERYRVPVVHLLDKNLSNTFAVMPLPNPDAVKIERPPPAVYTAPSEAEAYPLDKTVPPRLLPGISNAVFHLSSLEHDAAGDPEEDAEAVAKMYERRMAKMALIEEEIPPEERAVYFGPEDARDVVVGWGSVKPAVLTALRELKDVGFLYVKMLYPYPRDVVRRFLEGRSALFIENNYMAQLALVTRMFTGLEPAAVAVKFNGRPVTADDVVEAYKRFKEGRRRVVIESDL from the coding sequence ATGGAGCTGAGTTTTCTCATTGGGGGGCCTCAGGGGAGGGGCGTCGAGACCGCCTCCCTCATTTTCATATATGGCGTGGGGTCCGCGGGCTACTACGTATACGCCAGGAGGGAGTTCTGGAGCAACATAGCGGGGGGCCGCCACAGCTACGTCGTTGGGACGATATCGGACCGGTGGCCCGCCCCCGCCCCCGGCAACCGCGTAGCGCTTGCCCTCGCCCTCGACGGCCAGGCGGTGTTGGAACACGTCTTCCACCTAGAGAGGGGGGCCGTCCTCGTCTACAACACGGAGGAGGAGGAGAGGGATCCGGGGAGCTACATAATGATGGCTAGGCCGCAGGCGGAGAGGCTGGCGAGATTTGCAAAAGACCGCGGCTTCGAGCCGACGGTAGGCGGCTTCGTCAAGTACCTAAGGGAAAACGGCGTGGAGACGGTGGGCGTCCCTTACGGCAAAGCGCTGAGAGAAATCGGGGGAAAGATAGGCGTGACTTCGCCTGTTCTGCTCTCGAGGTTTCTAAACACCTTCGTCGTAGCCCTCGGCGCGGCCCTCCTGGGCCTCGACGCCGAATATGTCGCCAGAGGCGTCGGCTACGCCTTGGGCAAGAAGCCGGACGTCGTGGAGCAGAACAAGCGGATTGCCCAGGAGGCCATGCGGCTTGTGGATAGACGCATCGCTACGTTAGCCCCGAGGAGACCGCCGGAGAGGAGGATCTTCTGGAACGGCAACGAGGCCGCGAGCTACGGGAAGATAGTGGCCGGCGTGAGGCTGCTGGCCTACTACCCCATCACCCCCGCCACCGACGACGCCATGACCTTCGAGAGGTCTATCCCCTTCCCAGTGGCGGATGGGCGGGCTGGAGCCGTGGTGTTGCAGACAGAGGACGAGCTCGCCGCCGTCGCCGTCGCAACCGGCGGCGCCATTGCCGGCGCTAGGGCGGCGACTGTGACCTCGGGCCCCGGCTTCAGCTTGATGGCCGAGGCCGTGTCTATGGCGGGGATGATGGAGGTGGGGGTCGTGGTGGTGGTGTGGATGAGGGCTGGGCCTAGCACGGGGCAAGCCACGAGGCAGGGTCAGCAGGATCTGCTCTACGCCCTCTTCACGGGGCACGGGGAGTATCCAAAGATCGTGTACTCCAGCGGGGATCTGGAGGAGGCGTTTCTAGACAGCATTAGGGCGGCGAACTGGGCGGAGCGCTACAGGGTGCCCGTAGTGCACCTCCTCGACAAAAACCTGTCTAACACCTTCGCCGTGATGCCTCTGCCCAACCCCGACGCGGTTAAGATAGAAAGGCCGCCTCCCGCCGTCTACACGGCGCCGAGCGAGGCCGAGGCCTACCCGCTGGACAAGACGGTGCCGCCTCGGCTACTGCCCGGCATCTCCAACGCCGTGTTCCACCTGAGCAGCCTGGAGCACGACGCCGCGGGCGATCCCGAAGAAGACGCCGAAGCTGTGGCGAAGATGTACGAAAGGAGGATGGCCAAGATGGCGCTTATCGAGGAGGAGATACCGCCCGAGGAGAGGGCCGTCTACTTCGGCCCGGAAGATGCCAGAGATGTGGTGGTGGGGTGGGGATCCGTGAAGCCGGCTGTCCTCACCGCGTTGAGGGAGCTCAAAGACGTGGGGTTTCTATACGTGAAAATGCTGTACCCCTACCCCCGCGACGTCGTGAGGAGGTTTCTAGAGGGGAGAAGCGCCCTGTTTATAGAGAACAACTACATGGCGCAACTCGCCCTGGTGACGAGGATGTTCACCGGCTTGGAGCCGGCGGCTGTGGCGGTGAAGTTCAACGGCAGGCCTGTGACGGCCGATGACGTGGTGGAGGCCTACAAGAGGTTCAAGGAGGGGAGGCGGAGGGTCGTGATCGAGTCTGACCTATGA
- a CDS encoding MarC family protein gives MSITEFFALVGQLYAIMNPIGKLAIVGPLASERPQFVKKVTTVVVFAVYILTSLFALSGGAILAAFGVSLDSFRIAGGIMLMAISIMTLMSGSYVGKVEIAEEQAVVPLATPLIVGPGTITALIIISSTYGPLWALAVAASASTAVAATLLLGIRAVRYLGATPLRLLGRFMSLVIASVATEMIITGIRNQIANLFTH, from the coding sequence ATGTCAATCACCGAGTTTTTTGCGCTTGTGGGGCAACTTTACGCAATAATGAACCCAATAGGCAAACTCGCCATCGTCGGGCCGCTGGCGTCTGAACGCCCCCAGTTCGTGAAAAAGGTCACCACCGTGGTCGTATTCGCCGTCTACATACTCACATCCCTCTTCGCCTTAAGCGGCGGGGCCATACTCGCCGCGTTCGGCGTAAGCCTCGACAGCTTTAGGATCGCGGGGGGCATCATGCTGATGGCGATATCGATAATGACCCTCATGTCGGGCTCCTACGTGGGAAAGGTGGAGATTGCGGAGGAGCAAGCCGTGGTCCCCCTGGCAACTCCCCTTATAGTGGGCCCCGGCACCATCACCGCCTTGATCATAATATCGTCGACCTACGGCCCCCTCTGGGCTCTGGCGGTGGCCGCGTCAGCCTCCACCGCCGTCGCGGCCACCTTGCTCCTCGGCATCAGAGCCGTGAGGTACCTCGGCGCGACTCCGCTGAGGCTGTTGGGCAGATTTATGTCCCTTGTCATCGCGTCTGTCGCCACCGAGATGATCATAACGGGCATAAGAAACCAAATAGCAAACCTGTTTACCCACTAG
- the fbp gene encoding fructose-1,6-bisphosphate aldolase/phosphatase, protein MRVTVSIIKADVGGFPGHAHVHPKMLEYAAAKLKEAQKRGVIIDYFVYNVGDDISLLMTHTKGEDNKDIHGLAWETFKEVTDQIAKRFKLYGAGQDLLKDAFSGNIRGMGPQVAEMEFEERPSEPIIAFAADKTEPGAFNLPLYKMFADPFTTAGLVIDPSMHEGFIFEVLDVVEHKVYLLKTPEDAYSLLGLIGTTGRYIIRKVFRRADGAPAAANSVERLSLIAGRYVGKDDPVLLVRAQSGLPAVGEVLEAFAHPHLVHGWMRGSHAGPLMPARFISVDPERRIAIGPKMTRFDGPPKVGALGFQLHEGYLEGGVDLFDDPAFDYVRQTAAQIADYIRRMGPFQPHRLPPEEMEYTALPKILAKVKPYPADQYEKDRKKYIEAVVKGAKVEESQHD, encoded by the coding sequence ATGCGGGTTACGGTTTCCATAATCAAGGCAGACGTCGGCGGGTTCCCCGGCCACGCCCACGTCCACCCAAAAATGCTGGAGTACGCCGCGGCGAAGCTTAAGGAGGCACAGAAGAGGGGGGTGATAATTGACTACTTCGTCTACAACGTAGGCGACGACATCTCGCTGTTGATGACGCATACGAAGGGCGAGGACAACAAGGACATCCACGGCCTCGCCTGGGAGACCTTTAAAGAGGTGACCGACCAGATCGCCAAGAGGTTCAAGCTGTACGGCGCTGGGCAGGACCTGCTGAAAGACGCCTTCTCCGGCAACATCAGGGGGATGGGGCCCCAGGTGGCCGAGATGGAGTTCGAGGAGAGGCCCAGCGAGCCCATCATTGCCTTCGCGGCCGACAAGACGGAGCCCGGGGCCTTCAACCTGCCGCTCTACAAGATGTTCGCAGACCCCTTCACCACGGCCGGCCTCGTCATCGACCCCTCGATGCACGAGGGCTTCATCTTCGAAGTCCTCGACGTGGTGGAGCACAAGGTCTACCTCCTCAAGACCCCCGAGGACGCCTACTCCCTGCTTGGCCTAATCGGCACCACCGGCAGATACATAATTAGGAAGGTGTTCAGGAGGGCCGACGGCGCGCCGGCCGCCGCCAACAGCGTGGAGAGGCTCTCCCTAATCGCCGGGCGGTACGTCGGCAAAGACGACCCCGTGCTCCTCGTGAGAGCCCAGTCGGGCCTCCCCGCCGTCGGCGAGGTGCTTGAGGCCTTCGCCCATCCACACCTAGTACACGGGTGGATGCGCGGCAGCCACGCCGGGCCTCTGATGCCGGCCCGGTTTATATCGGTGGATCCGGAGAGGAGGATCGCCATTGGGCCAAAGATGACCAGATTCGACGGCCCTCCCAAGGTGGGAGCCCTAGGCTTCCAGCTACACGAGGGCTACCTCGAAGGCGGCGTAGACCTCTTCGACGACCCGGCCTTCGACTACGTGAGGCAGACGGCCGCCCAGATAGCCGACTACATACGCCGCATGGGTCCCTTCCAGCCGCACAGGCTACCTCCGGAAGAGATGGAGTACACCGCCCTACCCAAGATACTGGCCAAGGTCAAGCCGTATCCGGCGGACCAGTACGAAAAAGACCGCAAGAAATACATAGAGGCTGTGGTAAAAGGCGCCAAGGTCGAGGAGTCTCAACACGACTAG
- the carA gene encoding glutamine-hydrolyzing carbamoyl-phosphate synthase small subunit, producing the protein MSYLVLEDGSVFVGRQIGAEKTAVGEVVFTTAVVGYPQVLTDPSYRGQIVAFTMPLIGNYGVSEDQLESDGVKAEGVVVFEATAPSHYKSVMSLDEWLKAEGVPGIARVDTRALAIKLREYGVMMGALGPEEPEELLRRLRSSPRYDEVNYVDLVSVKEPRELGDGKLCIGVVDCGIKRSIVSEFLKRGVRIKLVPCRAPELAFDCDGLFLSNGPGNPKLLGSLAEKVREYAEYKKPLTGICLGHQVIALAMGAGVYKLKFGHRASNKPVRDLRFTGKTYITVHNHGYAVDPKDSGLKVWAVQPDDGTVEGLYHESLPILTTQFHPEASPGPQDTRWIFDMFVKLIQRHAGR; encoded by the coding sequence ATGTCGTACCTCGTCCTCGAAGACGGCTCGGTATTTGTAGGTAGGCAGATAGGCGCTGAGAAGACCGCTGTTGGGGAGGTCGTATTCACCACCGCAGTGGTGGGGTATCCCCAGGTTTTGACGGACCCGAGCTACCGGGGGCAGATAGTCGCCTTCACGATGCCGCTAATCGGGAACTACGGCGTTTCCGAGGATCAGCTTGAGTCGGACGGCGTAAAGGCTGAGGGGGTCGTGGTTTTTGAGGCCACGGCGCCGAGCCACTACAAATCCGTGATGTCTCTAGACGAGTGGCTTAAGGCTGAGGGGGTCCCAGGCATAGCGCGGGTGGACACGAGGGCGCTGGCGATTAAGCTCAGGGAATACGGCGTTATGATGGGGGCGCTGGGGCCCGAGGAGCCCGAGGAGCTTCTAAGGCGGCTTAGGTCCTCTCCCCGCTACGACGAGGTGAACTACGTCGATCTAGTGTCGGTGAAAGAGCCGCGGGAGCTGGGGGATGGGAAGTTGTGCATCGGAGTGGTGGACTGCGGCATAAAGAGGTCGATAGTGTCGGAGTTCCTAAAGAGGGGGGTTAGGATCAAGCTTGTCCCATGCCGCGCCCCCGAGCTGGCCTTCGACTGCGACGGCCTCTTCTTGAGCAACGGGCCGGGCAACCCCAAGCTGTTGGGCTCCCTCGCGGAGAAGGTGAGGGAGTACGCCGAGTACAAAAAGCCTCTCACCGGCATATGCCTGGGCCACCAGGTGATCGCCCTTGCCATGGGCGCCGGCGTGTACAAGCTCAAGTTTGGACATAGGGCTAGCAACAAGCCCGTGCGGGACCTCCGCTTCACGGGGAAGACCTACATCACAGTCCACAACCACGGCTACGCCGTGGATCCAAAAGACAGCGGGCTTAAGGTCTGGGCTGTTCAGCCAGACGACGGCACCGTGGAGGGCCTATACCACGAGTCCCTCCCCATCTTGACGACGCAGTTCCACCCCGAGGCCTCCCCCGGGCCGCAGGACACGAGGTGGATCTTCGACATGTTCGTCAAGCTCATCCAGCGCCATGCCGGACGTTAG
- the carB gene encoding carbamoyl-phosphate synthase (glutamine-hydrolyzing) large subunit, giving the protein MPDVRKILVVGSGAIKVAEAAEFDYSGSQALKAFREEGIETVLVNPNIATIQTSKLLADKVYFVPIQRQFLAEVIERERPDAIACGFGGQTALSACVDLHDSGVLDKYGVKVVGTPVRGIKRALSRDLFQKAMREVGIPIPPSSPARSPEEALKVAREIGYPVVVRVSFNLGGAGAFVARSEEDLRARVYKAFAQSAIGEVLVEKYLEGWKEVEFEVVRDAYDNVAAVVCMENIDPMGVHTGDSIVVAPCLTLTDEEYQTARNISIGVARAIELVGEGNVQVAVNYAGPEQYAIETNPRMSRSSALASKASGYPLAFIAAKLALGYRLDEVLNQVTRRTVAAFEPALDYIVVKHPRWENDRFGVSEGLGPEMMSIGEAMAVGRTLEEAWQKAVRMIDIGEPGLVGGPMFRELTLEEARRCLEGYRPYWPICAAKAMYLGLSIDEVYSYVKVDRFFLRAIQRVVEAYKALEQGRYDLEELKVLGFSDGQIARALGVEEEEVRRARRRPVVKRIDTLAGEWPAETNYLYLTYGGVYDDDVPRVDYLVVGAGVFRIGVSVEFDWSTVNLAQELRNRGFKVAILNYNPETVSTDWDIVDKLYFDEISSERILDIVEKEGGGVAVVLYAGGQIGQRLYKRLEAAGVKIGGTRAASIDAAEDRSKFSELLEKLGIKQPPWFAARSPEEAAKLAEALGYPVLVRPSYVLGGTYMAVAYDREELLSFLTKAARVSGEYPAVVSKFMPRGVEAEVDAVSDGVRLVATPIEHVEPPGVHSGDSTMVLPPRRLEEGAVKKMVEATQRIAAELGVKGPLNVQFIVYDDVYVIEANLRVSRSMPFVSKATGVNYMSLTADVLVNGRLAVDEEVVVLKPTKWWVKSPQFSWSRLRGSYPRLGPVMYSTGEVASNGATYEEALLKSWLSAAPNRIPERSALIYTYDKHGAEALGQAASLLAGRLEVHTPESLGEKAVEMLKWKKIDIVMTSGVTPERDFHIRRTAADTNTPLVLDASLALELAKAFTWYYKNGKLEVAPW; this is encoded by the coding sequence ATGCCGGACGTTAGAAAGATCTTGGTGGTAGGGTCGGGCGCCATCAAGGTGGCGGAGGCGGCTGAGTTCGACTACTCGGGCTCGCAGGCCTTAAAGGCGTTTAGGGAGGAGGGGATAGAGACGGTGCTCGTCAACCCCAACATAGCCACTATACAGACGTCGAAGCTTCTGGCGGATAAGGTCTACTTCGTGCCTATACAGAGGCAGTTCCTGGCGGAGGTCATAGAGAGGGAGAGGCCTGACGCAATAGCGTGCGGCTTCGGCGGACAGACGGCGCTGTCGGCCTGCGTAGATCTACACGACTCCGGCGTCTTGGATAAATACGGCGTTAAGGTCGTGGGGACGCCGGTGCGGGGGATAAAGAGGGCTCTCTCGAGGGATCTGTTTCAAAAGGCCATGAGGGAGGTCGGCATACCGATCCCGCCCAGTAGCCCCGCGAGGTCGCCCGAGGAGGCGCTGAAGGTCGCGCGGGAGATAGGCTACCCGGTGGTCGTGAGGGTGAGCTTCAACCTAGGCGGCGCGGGCGCCTTCGTCGCCAGGAGCGAGGAGGACCTAAGGGCCAGGGTGTACAAGGCCTTCGCCCAGTCCGCAATTGGGGAAGTCCTTGTGGAGAAGTACCTGGAGGGGTGGAAGGAGGTGGAGTTCGAGGTGGTGCGCGACGCCTACGACAACGTCGCAGCTGTGGTCTGTATGGAGAACATAGACCCAATGGGCGTACACACGGGGGACTCCATAGTGGTGGCCCCCTGCCTCACCTTGACAGATGAGGAGTACCAGACTGCCAGGAACATCTCCATCGGCGTGGCGCGCGCCATCGAGCTAGTGGGCGAGGGCAACGTCCAGGTGGCGGTCAACTACGCCGGGCCTGAGCAGTACGCCATAGAGACAAACCCACGTATGTCCCGCTCCAGCGCCCTCGCCTCCAAGGCCTCGGGCTACCCCCTGGCCTTCATCGCGGCTAAGTTGGCCTTGGGCTACCGCCTAGACGAGGTTTTGAACCAGGTGACGAGGCGGACAGTGGCGGCGTTTGAGCCCGCGCTTGACTACATAGTGGTTAAACACCCGAGGTGGGAGAACGACAGATTCGGCGTATCCGAGGGCCTGGGGCCGGAGATGATGTCTATCGGCGAGGCCATGGCGGTGGGGAGGACGCTGGAGGAGGCTTGGCAGAAGGCGGTTAGGATGATCGACATAGGCGAGCCCGGCCTAGTTGGCGGGCCCATGTTTAGGGAACTTACGCTTGAGGAGGCGAGGCGGTGTCTAGAGGGGTACAGGCCCTACTGGCCGATATGCGCTGCCAAGGCCATGTACCTAGGCCTCTCTATAGACGAGGTGTACAGCTATGTGAAGGTGGATAGGTTCTTCCTAAGGGCTATACAGCGCGTCGTAGAGGCCTACAAGGCGCTTGAGCAAGGCCGGTACGACCTGGAGGAGCTGAAGGTCTTGGGCTTCTCAGACGGCCAGATAGCAAGAGCGCTGGGGGTCGAAGAGGAGGAGGTGAGGCGGGCGAGGAGGCGGCCGGTGGTGAAGAGGATAGATACGCTAGCCGGCGAGTGGCCGGCCGAGACGAACTACCTCTACCTCACCTACGGCGGCGTGTACGACGACGACGTGCCGCGGGTGGACTACCTAGTGGTGGGCGCCGGAGTCTTTAGAATAGGCGTGAGCGTGGAGTTCGACTGGTCCACGGTGAACCTGGCGCAGGAGCTGAGAAACAGGGGGTTTAAGGTGGCTATCCTGAACTACAACCCCGAGACGGTGTCGACGGACTGGGACATAGTGGATAAGCTCTACTTCGACGAGATCTCCAGCGAGAGGATACTGGACATAGTGGAGAAGGAGGGCGGCGGCGTCGCGGTTGTCCTCTACGCGGGAGGCCAGATAGGCCAGAGGCTTTATAAGCGTCTTGAGGCGGCGGGGGTGAAGATCGGGGGGACCCGCGCCGCCTCTATAGACGCGGCGGAGGACAGGAGCAAGTTTTCGGAGCTTCTGGAAAAGCTCGGCATAAAACAGCCGCCGTGGTTCGCCGCTAGATCCCCAGAGGAGGCGGCTAAGCTCGCCGAGGCGCTGGGCTACCCCGTGTTGGTGAGGCCCAGCTACGTCCTAGGCGGCACCTATATGGCCGTGGCTTACGACAGGGAGGAGCTCCTGAGCTTCCTCACAAAGGCGGCTAGGGTGAGCGGGGAGTACCCGGCGGTTGTGTCCAAGTTCATGCCGCGCGGCGTTGAGGCGGAGGTAGACGCCGTGTCTGACGGAGTTCGGCTCGTCGCCACACCAATCGAGCACGTGGAGCCGCCTGGCGTTCATTCCGGCGACTCCACCATGGTGCTCCCGCCGAGGAGGCTGGAGGAGGGGGCCGTCAAGAAGATGGTTGAGGCTACTCAGAGGATCGCCGCCGAGCTCGGGGTCAAGGGCCCTCTCAACGTCCAGTTCATAGTCTACGATGACGTGTACGTAATAGAGGCGAACCTCAGGGTAAGCCGCTCCATGCCCTTCGTGAGCAAGGCCACGGGGGTGAACTACATGTCTCTGACGGCCGACGTGTTGGTGAACGGCCGCCTAGCCGTAGACGAGGAGGTCGTGGTGCTTAAGCCGACGAAGTGGTGGGTGAAGTCTCCGCAGTTCTCTTGGTCTAGGCTGAGGGGGTCGTACCCGCGGCTGGGGCCTGTGATGTACAGCACTGGGGAGGTGGCCTCAAACGGGGCCACATACGAGGAGGCTCTGCTGAAGAGCTGGCTGTCCGCAGCGCCGAATAGGATACCGGAGAGATCCGCACTGATATATACATATGATAAACACGGCGCGGAGGCCCTTGGGCAAGCGGCTTCTCTGCTGGCCGGCAGGCTGGAGGTACACACCCCCGAGTCGCTGGGGGAGAAGGCCGTGGAAATGTTAAAGTGGAAGAAGATAGACATAGTTATGACGTCTGGCGTAACGCCGGAGAGGGATTTCCACATCAGGAGAACCGCGGCCGACACCAACACGCCGTTGGTGCTTGACGCGTCGCTGGCGCTGGAGTTAGCCAAGGCGTTTACGTGGTACTACAAAAACGGGAAGCTCGAGGTAGCGCCGTGGTAG
- a CDS encoding ATP-grasp domain-containing protein: MVALAYDVVREEEKMLLKAAERAGVQLRLVKVGEAVDIEGWEPDVYLIRTLSHNRGIVFAAAVEGNGGVSVNSSTAIAVSWNKAVSLARLRGAGLPVPKTTVLFGEADVEIKGRSIVKAVSGSWGRKVALVSTREELSLLLKSAEGDVLMLQEMVGTGEDIRVFVVGGRAVAAMRRIPPEGDWRSNAARGGKTLPQRVDGELEELAVKAAEAVGALYAGVDILIGERLYVNEVNGIPEFKALTRTTGVDVASHIIQMLLEVKKRG; encoded by the coding sequence GTGGTAGCGCTCGCCTACGACGTTGTACGAGAGGAGGAGAAGATGTTGCTTAAAGCCGCCGAGAGAGCCGGCGTACAGCTGAGGCTTGTGAAAGTGGGCGAGGCGGTGGACATAGAGGGTTGGGAGCCCGACGTCTACCTCATCCGCACCCTCAGCCACAACAGGGGGATCGTCTTCGCGGCTGCCGTGGAGGGCAACGGCGGGGTGTCTGTGAACTCCTCGACCGCTATCGCCGTGAGCTGGAACAAGGCCGTGTCTCTGGCGAGGCTAAGGGGGGCCGGCCTGCCTGTCCCCAAGACCACGGTCCTCTTCGGCGAAGCCGACGTCGAGATAAAGGGGAGGTCCATAGTGAAGGCGGTGAGCGGTAGCTGGGGGAGGAAGGTGGCGCTGGTGTCGACGAGGGAGGAGCTCAGCCTCCTGCTTAAGTCGGCTGAAGGCGACGTGTTGATGTTGCAGGAGATGGTGGGGACAGGCGAGGACATCAGAGTTTTCGTGGTGGGGGGCAGGGCGGTGGCGGCCATGAGGAGGATCCCCCCCGAGGGGGACTGGAGGAGCAACGCCGCCAGGGGGGGCAAAACCCTCCCGCAGAGGGTAGACGGCGAGTTGGAGGAGCTGGCCGTGAAGGCGGCTGAGGCCGTGGGCGCCCTCTACGCCGGCGTAGATATCCTAATTGGGGAGAGGCTATACGTCAACGAGGTAAACGGAATACCCGAGTTCAAGGCGTTGACCAGAACCACCGGGGTGGACGTGGCAAGCCACATAATACAGATGCTTCTCGAGGTCAAGAAAAGAGGGTGA
- a CDS encoding AIR synthase family protein yields MKIGKIPPGVLQGVVFRRTGAQRKEVVVGPAVGEDAAIIDIGGRYVAVHTDPITGSVKLLGYLAVYIPTNDIAVRGIPPMWLSVALLLPPEVEEGDLDVLTAQIDAAARELGAAVVGGHTEVTTAVTRPVAVVTAAGVGERYVTTSGARPGDVVLMTKSAGQEAASILATDFREEALRRGVSPASVERAGELARAVSVAREALAVADLATSMHDPTEGGVANGLAEVAYASGVSIEVDPGSVVVYREVEELCSAFGVDPLETLSSGVLLATVPPDRLGEAEERLRKLGVSFSQIGRVTERRGYLVKIGDRLYREPHVEDKLFTLFS; encoded by the coding sequence ATGAAGATCGGGAAGATCCCGCCCGGCGTCCTCCAGGGCGTGGTCTTTAGGAGAACCGGCGCGCAGAGGAAGGAGGTCGTCGTGGGCCCCGCCGTGGGCGAAGATGCGGCGATTATCGATATAGGGGGCCGCTACGTGGCGGTGCACACGGACCCCATAACGGGCTCTGTGAAGCTCCTCGGCTACCTCGCCGTCTACATCCCCACCAACGATATCGCCGTGAGGGGGATACCTCCCATGTGGCTCTCGGTGGCTCTCCTCCTCCCACCTGAGGTGGAGGAGGGGGATCTCGACGTCTTAACGGCGCAGATAGACGCGGCGGCGCGGGAGCTGGGAGCCGCCGTGGTGGGGGGACACACCGAGGTGACCACGGCCGTAACTAGGCCAGTCGCCGTGGTGACCGCAGCGGGGGTGGGCGAGCGCTACGTGACCACCTCGGGGGCTAGGCCGGGCGACGTCGTGTTGATGACGAAGTCGGCGGGGCAGGAGGCCGCCTCTATATTGGCCACGGACTTCAGAGAGGAGGCCTTGAGGCGTGGCGTCTCCCCGGCGTCTGTGGAGAGGGCGGGCGAGCTCGCCAGAGCTGTGTCTGTGGCTAGGGAGGCCCTGGCGGTGGCCGACCTGGCGACCTCCATGCACGACCCCACGGAGGGCGGGGTGGCCAACGGCCTTGCCGAGGTGGCCTACGCCTCAGGCGTCTCGATAGAGGTCGACCCGGGCTCCGTGGTGGTGTATAGGGAGGTGGAGGAGCTCTGCTCGGCCTTCGGCGTAGATCCGCTGGAGACCCTCAGCTCCGGCGTCTTGCTGGCCACCGTCCCGCCCGACCGCCTAGGGGAGGCCGAGGAGCGCCTTAGAAAACTCGGCGTGTCCTTCTCGCAGATCGGCAGGGTGACCGAGCGCCGGGGCTACCTCGTGAAGATAGGCGACAGGCTGTACAGGGAGCCGCACGTAGAAGACAAGCTCTTCACCCTCTTTTCTTGA